In Vibrio stylophorae, the genomic stretch CATGCCAAGGCTGAGTTCAAACCAGTGGTAGCGATAAAGGCGTAAAAACGGCATTAAATCACGCATCGATATCTCCTTGCAGCGCTGGGGCATGTTGGCGTAAAAGGGCAAATTCACCTTGTTGATCATTGCTTAAGGTTACAAAGTCACCTTGCTGAACCAATTGACCTTGTTTGAACACGAGGATCTGTTGGTAATGTTTGAGCTCATCAAGGCGATGGCTCACGGCAAGGGTGGTGCAACCTTGGCTGATTTGGTCGATGCTTTGTTGGACCAATCGCTCGCTGCGTGCATCTAAGCTGGCGGTGGCTTCATCCAAAAGCCACAGCTGGCCTTGCTGCAAAATGGCGCGCGTGAGCGCAAGACGTTGTGCTTGGCCCACAGAAAGGCCGCTGCTGCGATCGCCAATGGGTGCATCGAGCATTTCAGGCATCGCTTGTACAAAACTATCGGCATGGGCTTGTTTGAGCGCGAGCCAGAGTTGGTCGTCATCATGACCTGTGCCAAGGCATAGATTGTCGCGCACAGTGCCATGAAGAAGCTGCGGGTTTTGTCCCACCCAGCTGATATGGCTGCGCCAATGGTTGGCATCCAAATCACGAAGCTCATAACCACTGATGGTCAAACTGCCTTGATAGGGTAAAAACCCTAAGATTGCGTTCACCAAACTAGATTTACCAGCGCCACTGGTTCCCACCACCGCGGTGCGACTGCCGGCTGCCAGCGTAAAGCTCACGGGGCCAAGGAGGACACTGCCATCATTGGCGCGCACCAGCAAATCACGCGCTTCAATGGTGAGTGGGGTTTGTAGTGTTGGTGTTTGCGTTCCTTGTGCGGGGTCTTGTTGCTCGGCTTTGGCATCCAAAAATTCAACCACGCTTTCAGCTGCGCCCAGCGCTTCGGCTTTGGCATGGTAAAAGGCGCCAAGATCGCGCAGTGGTTGATAGAATTCAGGCGCTAGAATCAGCACAAATAGGCCGACAAATAGGGTGATGCCACGACCGTAATCGCCGAAATTCAGCTCGCCGATATAACTAAAGCCAAAATAGACGGCAACGATAGCGATGGATAGCGCAGTAAAGAACTCTAAAACCGCTGATGAAAGAAAGGCTAAACGCAACACTTCCATGGTGCGCTTGCGAAAGCTCTCGGTACTTTGCTGCATAAACGCAGTTTCTGCTGGTACGCGGTCAAATAGACGAATGGTCGCAAGGCTTTGCAGGCGGTCATAAAAGTGGCCAGAAAGGCGTTGTAAAGACTCAAAGTTACGCTTGTTGGCATCGGCGGCGCTGATGCCCACCAAGGCCATAAACAGCGGAACCAAAGGCGCAGTGCAAAGGAATATCAGTCCCGCAGCCCAGTTAAAGGGGAAGACGACAATGACGATGGTCAGCGGGACGGTGACGGCCAAGACCATTTGCGGTAAATATTTTGCAAAGAAGTCTTGCATCTGCTCGATCTGCTCAAGGGCTAAGGTTGCCCAGCTACCCGCGGGTTTTTGCGCAATGGCAGCAGGGCCCAAAGCTTTGAGTTTGTCGAGCACCTGTCCGCGAATATGTTCGCGGATTTGTTCGCCAGCGCGATAACCTGCAATTTCTCGACCCCATGCACACAGCGCGCGGAGCGGAAAAATAGCGATGAGCGCAAGAAATTCAGGGAGAAGGCTGAATTTATCCACGTGATTGATAATCAGCTGATGGAGTATATGGGCGAGTAGCGCAGCTTGGCCAATAAGTAAAAGGCCAGCCACAACACCAAGCATCATACTGCGTCGCAACCACTGCTGACCGATTTTGCTTTGGCTGCGAAGCCAAACGGTCAAGGCGCGTTTTTGAGCTTTATCCATATTGAAAGGCGCTTTTTGTTATGATTTTGTATCGGATAGAGTACCAAATAAAAACACGGTAACCCAAGCGAGTTACCGTGTTTCGATAAGATTTGATACCTTTTGAAACAGCTTTGTTATCTTGACACTTGTAGATAACGCGCTGATTGCTGAGGATTAAGCTTGTTCGGCTAGGGCATCCAAATAGCGCTCTGCATCCAGCGCAGCCATACAGCCTGTGCCTGCAGAGGTGATTGCTTGACGATAGGTATGATCCATCACGTCACCGGCTGCAAAAATACCAGCAATATTGGTTTGTGTGGCGTTGCCATGCAGGCCAGATTGCACTTTGAGGTAGCCGTTTTCCATCTCCAATTGGCCTTGGAAGATATCGGTATTTGGTTTATGACCAATGGCGACGAAAACACCCATCACATCGATAATTTCTTCGGCTTCACCTTGGGTTGAGGCAAGACGCATTTGCGTGACGCCCATTTCATCGCCAAGTACTTCTTCAAGAACGCGATCCGTGTGCAAAACGATATTGCCGCTTTCTACTTTATCCATCAGGCGCTGAATCAAAATTTTCTCAGCGCGGAAGCTGTCACGGCGGTGCACCAAGTGAACTTCAGCGGCGATGTTGGCAAGGTAAAGCGCTTCTTCAACTGCGGTATTGCCGCCGCCGATCACCGCAACTTTTTGATTGCGATAGAAGAAGCCATCACAAGTGGCGCAAGCTGAAACGCCGCGACCTTTAAATGCTTCTTCAGATGGTAGGCCGAGATATTGTGCAGATGCACCGGTGGCGATGATGAGCGCATCGCAGGTGTAGGTGCCACTGTCGCCAGTTAGGGTAAATGGACGCTTGCTAAAATCCGTGGTGTGAATGTGATCAAAAAGGATTTCAGTCTCGAATTTTTCAGCGTGCGCTTTCATGCGCTCCATGAGACCCGGTCCAGTGAGACCTTCAGGATCGCCCGGCCAGTTTTCCACTTCTGTGGTGGTGGTCAATTGACCGCCTTGTTGCATCCCGGTAATCATTACCGGATTTAAATTGGCGCGCGCTGCATAGACCGCTGCGGTATAGCCTGCAGGGCCTGAGCCAAGAATAAGTAGAGGGATGTGTCGTGCTGTCATGACAACTCCATGGAAGGCAATGTTTGATTTATAGGTGTGCAAAGATTGTATGGAAAATGAAAAGTGAAGGAAAGCAATACGGTGATGGTGACTGGAATATTTGGTTTTAATTTATAACCATCTGAATGCAAAACTAGTTTTCCTTTTACATTTGGCGAAAAAAACGGCATTTTATCTTTGCAATGACTTGCGCCCTCGCTAGGAGTAAGGTATTGTGCCTCAAAGTGAATATGTATTTCGAAATACAGCATAAAAATTCCCAAAGGAATGTGAACGAAAGTCTTTACAGTGGCTTACTTCACTGGGTATGATTTGCTTTTAATGGAATTTGGTGCTAAACAGGTTTGGTTTTTTAGCACATTTGATTGCAAGGATGTAATGAGGTGGTATGAACATGGCACAATCTAATAAAAAACCGTCCAAGGAGCTGGACCGCATCGATCGCAATATTCTGAATGAATTGCAGAAAGATGGCCGTATTTCCAACGTAGAACTATCTAAACGTGTTGGTTTGTCACCAACACCTTGTCTTGAGCGTGTACGTCGTCTTGAGCGACAAGGCTATATCAATGGCTATACTGCGCTTCTGAATCCACAATATCTTGATGCATCGCTGTTGGTTTTTGTTGAGATCACGCTTAACCGTGGTACGCCTGATGTCTTTGAAGAGTTTAATGTGGCGGTTCAACAGCTAGAAGATATTCAAGAATGTCATCTAGTTTCTGGTGATTTTGACTACTTGCTGAAAACACGTGTATCAGACATGTCTGCATACCGTAAGTTGCTTGGCGAAACCTTGCTTCGTTTACCAGGTGTGAATGACACGCGAACTTACGTGGTGATGGAAGAAGTGAAACAGTCAAATCACTTGGTGATCAAAACACGTTAAGTGAACCTGAATTTGATCATTGCAAAGGTGTGATTTCACCCTTTGGATGCACTTCACAAACAAGACGAGCGGCATGATGCCGCTCGTCTTGTCTTGCCTGTTAGCCACTTAGCCGTGCTATAGTGTGCGGCGACATTCCAATTCATTCGTGATGTGGTGAACACGTCATCAATTTCATCTGCAGGCCTATGCGATTAACTGGTTTACAACGAATTTATGAAAGTGTGCTGATTCTTGGGTGGCTCGCTGCTATCTATGTGATGATCGCACTATTGAGCTTTGATCCGGCAGACCCATCTTGGTCACAAACGGGCTGGCATGGCCCTGTCCATAATTTGATGGGGGCCACTGGCGCTTTCTTTGCCGATAGCTTCTTCTTTATATTCGGCTCTTTAGCCTATCCAATGCCGTTTTTGATCGCCTTGGCATTGTGGATTGCCTTTAAGCGTCGCGATCCCAGTGAGCGCATTGATTTTGTAGTGCTGGGCACCAAAGTGATTGGTGTGGTGCTTTTGGTGCTTACTAGCTGTGGCTTGGCGGATTT encodes the following:
- the cydD gene encoding heme ABC transporter permease/ATP-binding protein CydD; the protein is MDKAQKRALTVWLRSQSKIGQQWLRRSMMLGVVAGLLLIGQAALLAHILHQLIINHVDKFSLLPEFLALIAIFPLRALCAWGREIAGYRAGEQIREHIRGQVLDKLKALGPAAIAQKPAGSWATLALEQIEQMQDFFAKYLPQMVLAVTVPLTIVIVVFPFNWAAGLIFLCTAPLVPLFMALVGISAADANKRNFESLQRLSGHFYDRLQSLATIRLFDRVPAETAFMQQSTESFRKRTMEVLRLAFLSSAVLEFFTALSIAIVAVYFGFSYIGELNFGDYGRGITLFVGLFVLILAPEFYQPLRDLGAFYHAKAEALGAAESVVEFLDAKAEQQDPAQGTQTPTLQTPLTIEARDLLVRANDGSVLLGPVSFTLAAGSRTAVVGTSGAGKSSLVNAILGFLPYQGSLTISGYELRDLDANHWRSHISWVGQNPQLLHGTVRDNLCLGTGHDDDQLWLALKQAHADSFVQAMPEMLDAPIGDRSSGLSVGQAQRLALTRAILQQGQLWLLDEATASLDARSERLVQQSIDQISQGCTTLAVSHRLDELKHYQQILVFKQGQLVQQGDFVTLSNDQQGEFALLRQHAPALQGDIDA
- the trxB gene encoding thioredoxin-disulfide reductase yields the protein MTARHIPLLILGSGPAGYTAAVYAARANLNPVMITGMQQGGQLTTTTEVENWPGDPEGLTGPGLMERMKAHAEKFETEILFDHIHTTDFSKRPFTLTGDSGTYTCDALIIATGASAQYLGLPSEEAFKGRGVSACATCDGFFYRNQKVAVIGGGNTAVEEALYLANIAAEVHLVHRRDSFRAEKILIQRLMDKVESGNIVLHTDRVLEEVLGDEMGVTQMRLASTQGEAEEIIDVMGVFVAIGHKPNTDIFQGQLEMENGYLKVQSGLHGNATQTNIAGIFAAGDVMDHTYRQAITSAGTGCMAALDAERYLDALAEQA
- the lrp gene encoding leucine-responsive transcriptional regulator Lrp; amino-acid sequence: MAQSNKKPSKELDRIDRNILNELQKDGRISNVELSKRVGLSPTPCLERVRRLERQGYINGYTALLNPQYLDASLLVFVEITLNRGTPDVFEEFNVAVQQLEDIQECHLVSGDFDYLLKTRVSDMSAYRKLLGETLLRLPGVNDTRTYVVMEEVKQSNHLVIKTR